In Alphaproteobacteria bacterium, one genomic interval encodes:
- a CDS encoding FkbM family methyltransferase, whose product MDVKKNTGTLFQSKCLQLLTEDFVLIDIGCSGGIDSIWHETFKGKLQAYGIDSNIAAIDDLNKKNTNSKIKYTEAMIACSSQQVSVGRVEEGFWDRTSAAVASEIAAKSVKEMNIDTVITNNLYQHIDAAQNVVTFKDYIDAHQIKSIDFIKIDIDGDDFNVLKSAEDIIRSQSCLGVVIEVNFYGEMNRFSEVDIFMRRLGFEICELRPRRYDSKVLPGRFEFAMTAQTNDGRIAYADALYLRDPCKEIINGSAVTLTVDQLLKLSMLYDVCSMSSWAVEILMSFKNVLEDAKINAEEFLDLLAQDASRRHSLSFLGSNPSYRKYIDAFKENYKLFFPRVSFRSSIPVPNFVKRAYRKVKYGRG is encoded by the coding sequence ATGGATGTTAAAAAGAACACAGGGACTTTATTTCAGAGCAAATGTCTTCAATTGTTGACTGAAGATTTTGTTTTGATTGATATTGGGTGTTCAGGAGGAATCGATTCAATTTGGCATGAAACCTTTAAAGGCAAGCTTCAAGCCTATGGGATTGATTCAAATATTGCAGCTATTGACGATTTAAATAAAAAAAATACAAACTCAAAAATCAAATATACAGAGGCTATGATCGCTTGTTCCAGCCAACAAGTATCGGTTGGTCGTGTTGAAGAAGGTTTTTGGGATAGAACAAGCGCTGCGGTGGCTTCAGAGATTGCAGCAAAATCTGTTAAAGAAATGAATATTGATACGGTTATTACGAATAATTTGTATCAGCATATCGATGCTGCACAGAATGTTGTCACATTTAAAGACTATATTGATGCTCACCAGATAAAGTCAATAGACTTTATCAAGATCGATATCGATGGTGATGATTTTAATGTTTTAAAAAGTGCTGAGGATATAATAAGGTCTCAAAGTTGTTTGGGCGTTGTGATTGAAGTTAATTTTTATGGTGAGATGAATCGATTCAGTGAAGTTGATATCTTCATGAGACGATTAGGTTTTGAAATTTGTGAACTTCGACCTAGGCGATATGATTCTAAGGTCCTTCCAGGTCGTTTCGAATTTGCAATGACTGCTCAAACAAATGACGGCAGAATCGCATATGCTGATGCGCTGTATTTAAGAGATCCCTGCAAAGAAATCATAAATGGTTCAGCGGTTACTTTGACTGTCGATCAGTTACTAAAGCTGTCCATGCTCTATGATGTCTGTTCCATGTCGAGCTGGGCAGTAGAAATACTCATGAGTTTCAAAAATGTTTTAGAGGATGCAAAGATTAATGCTGAAGAATTTCTTGATTTGTTAGCACAAGATGCATCGAGACGTCATAGTTTGTCATTCTTAGGGAGCAATCCTTCTTATCGAAAATATATCGATGCTTTTAAAGAAAATTATAAATTATTTTTTCCACGAGTCTCTTTCAGATCAAGTATTCCTGTCCCAAACTTTGTGAAGCGAGCCTATCGAAAAGTAAAATATGGGAGAGGATAA
- a CDS encoding class I SAM-dependent methyltransferase — translation MLQIAKNIVKKVIMKVNPELLPEAKIKKEKQLIRNRFAPILSELSRKIPQTSYEELQRKLGFDSPYLYDASFLKTSLQSWKMQIHDAPILGYIFRNFKPNRHLEFGTWKGEGVVLCLKECSATVWTMNLWEGEPQDGPNTWAYSEELDSDGFHLGDKINTKTSSQKIYHQSDSYSFIGRQYKENNLGNRVCQIYCDSREWDTTNYPQGFFDTCLIDGGHTKELVINDTYKALPLIRSGGIVMWHDFCPDLDVITDMSSPRGVCEGIIEIFSEIRDQFSDLFWIYPSWILVGIKK, via the coding sequence GTGCTACAAATTGCAAAAAATATTGTCAAAAAAGTTATAATGAAAGTAAATCCAGAGCTTTTGCCTGAGGCTAAAATCAAAAAAGAAAAGCAATTGATTCGCAATAGATTTGCTCCTATTTTATCTGAACTATCAAGAAAAATCCCGCAAACATCCTATGAAGAACTTCAAAGGAAGCTTGGTTTTGATTCACCATATCTTTACGATGCCTCTTTTCTCAAAACATCTCTTCAGTCTTGGAAAATGCAAATTCATGATGCACCTATCCTAGGCTACATCTTTAGAAACTTTAAACCAAATCGACATCTGGAATTTGGCACCTGGAAAGGTGAGGGTGTTGTTCTATGTCTAAAAGAGTGTAGTGCAACTGTTTGGACCATGAATCTTTGGGAAGGTGAGCCGCAAGACGGCCCAAATACATGGGCCTACTCTGAGGAACTCGACTCTGATGGATTTCATTTAGGCGATAAAATTAATACGAAAACATCCTCTCAGAAAATATATCATCAATCCGATTCATACAGTTTCATTGGACGTCAATATAAAGAAAATAATCTAGGAAACCGCGTATGTCAAATATATTGTGACAGCCGTGAATGGGATACAACTAACTACCCGCAAGGCTTTTTCGACACCTGCTTAATTGATGGAGGCCACACAAAAGAGCTCGTTATTAATGACACCTACAAAGCTCTCCCTCTCATTAGATCGGGAGGTATTGTCATGTGGCATGACTTTTGTCCAGACCTCGATGTTATTACAGATATGTCAAGCCCTCGCGGTGTTTGTGAAGGAATAATTGAAATTTTCTCAGAGATACGTGACCAATTCTCAGACCTATTTTGGATTTATCCAAGTTGGATTCTTGTTGGAATCAAAAAATAA
- a CDS encoding mannose-1-phosphate guanylyltransferase/mannose-6-phosphate isomerase: MRPVILCGGAGTRLWPLSRMHYPKQFCQLLGEETLFQHTLKRITLDQTVLKSLGPKVTFLPPVIVASEAHQMLLKTEIESQQIKDYELILEPVAKNTAPAIALSAFYSKEIDAKGDELLLIMPADHYIADHRAFILAIAEAADEAFEGNIVTFGITPLRPETGYGYIQYKTKANSPVKDVIQFVEKPDAKTASTYLESGDYAWNSGIFLMKTSVYLKELKSFEPKIYETVDQSYQAGLRDGQTLVPKMRFFSESPSQSIDYGILEKAKNIKVMPLSIEWNDLGSWHSVWEIGAGDDNGNTLIGDITVRDVKNSYIRSDNRLVAVIGLDDIVVVDNPDAILVASRSAAQDVKQVVEDLRAQNRQHAFSHSVEHRPWGSYQSIDRGERFQVKRISVKPGGRLSLQMHHHRAEHWVVVKGTAKVTRDDEVVLLFENESIYIPNGVKHRLENPGKIPLELIEVQSGVYLGEDDIVRFNDDYGRK, encoded by the coding sequence ATAAGGCCCGTTATTTTATGCGGCGGGGCTGGAACGCGCCTCTGGCCTTTATCACGCATGCATTATCCAAAGCAATTTTGTCAACTTTTAGGGGAAGAAACCCTTTTTCAGCATACGCTGAAACGTATCACTCTTGACCAAACCGTTTTAAAATCACTGGGACCAAAGGTCACTTTTCTCCCTCCTGTGATCGTTGCCAGTGAAGCACATCAGATGTTGCTCAAAACAGAGATTGAATCTCAACAAATCAAAGATTATGAGCTCATTCTCGAACCTGTTGCAAAGAATACAGCCCCTGCGATTGCGCTTTCTGCTTTCTATTCAAAAGAAATTGACGCTAAGGGTGATGAACTCCTCCTTATCATGCCTGCAGATCATTATATCGCAGATCACAGGGCCTTTATTTTAGCCATTGCGGAAGCAGCCGATGAAGCATTCGAAGGTAATATTGTCACATTTGGGATTACACCTCTCCGTCCTGAGACAGGATATGGGTACATACAGTATAAAACAAAGGCTAATTCTCCAGTTAAAGATGTGATTCAATTCGTTGAAAAACCTGATGCTAAAACAGCTTCAACCTATCTGGAGTCAGGTGATTATGCCTGGAATTCTGGTATTTTTCTGATGAAAACGTCAGTTTATCTTAAAGAACTCAAGTCCTTTGAACCTAAAATCTATGAAACAGTTGACCAATCATATCAAGCTGGTCTGCGCGATGGGCAAACGCTTGTTCCTAAAATGAGATTTTTTTCAGAATCTCCCTCTCAATCAATCGATTATGGCATTCTAGAAAAAGCAAAAAACATCAAAGTGATGCCTTTATCTATTGAATGGAATGACTTAGGATCATGGCATTCTGTTTGGGAAATTGGCGCTGGTGACGATAACGGCAATACTCTCATTGGTGATATCACCGTGCGCGATGTGAAAAACTCATACATCCGATCTGACAACAGGCTTGTTGCTGTTATTGGCCTTGATGACATTGTTGTGGTTGATAATCCCGATGCAATTCTCGTTGCATCACGCTCAGCAGCTCAAGATGTCAAACAGGTTGTTGAAGACTTGCGTGCACAGAATCGTCAGCATGCTTTTTCGCATTCTGTTGAACATCGGCCATGGGGCAGTTATCAAAGTATCGATCGCGGTGAGCGCTTCCAAGTCAAACGCATTTCTGTGAAACCAGGCGGCAGATTGTCATTACAAATGCATCATCACAGAGCTGAACACTGGGTTGTTGTTAAAGGGACAGCTAAAGTGACGCGTGATGATGAAGTGGTACTTTTATTCGAGAATGAGTCGATTTACATTCCGAACGGGGTGAAGCACAGATTAGAAAATCCTGGTAAAATTCCGCTAGAGCTGATAGAAGTTCAATCAGGAGTTTATTTAGGAGAGGACGATATCGTTCGCTTCAATGATGATTATGGGAGAAAGTAA
- a CDS encoding UDP-glucose/GDP-mannose dehydrogenase family protein, with amino-acid sequence MRNLSIIGLGKLGSPMAAVFAVKGYNVIGVDKNQHFVDQINQGIAPVTEPELQDYITKGQQHLSATTDMSYAIQNSDATFVIVPTPSGADGVFTNKYVIDAMTEIGAALKNKSSYHLIVITSTVMPGSTGGEIREALEKASGKKLGDSLGLCYSPEFIALGSVIRNMLYPDFYLIGESDKKAGDLLEMIYLHSSENRPFVKRMNFVNAELAKISVNTYVTTKISYANMLSEICDYLPEADVDVVTDAIGCDSRIGIKYLKGGVAYGGPCFPRDNVAFNQLARILDVKTDIAKATDSINHHQTQRVLNIIQSLSRSGKRVSILGLSYKPNTPVIEESQGIALALKLISAGFDVSVYDPVSMPPAEAILGNEVTYADSLESALNNKDIVVLMTAWDEFRGINEDMFNSKETQVIDCWRLLETSSFENMNLIHLGKGYFPQASQKNAKAISKAG; translated from the coding sequence ATGAGAAATCTATCTATCATTGGCCTTGGCAAATTGGGATCTCCTATGGCAGCTGTTTTTGCTGTTAAGGGATACAATGTTATTGGTGTTGACAAAAATCAGCACTTTGTTGATCAAATCAACCAAGGCATTGCTCCGGTGACTGAACCTGAATTACAGGATTACATCACAAAGGGTCAGCAGCACTTAAGTGCAACAACCGACATGAGTTATGCAATTCAAAATAGTGATGCAACTTTTGTTATCGTTCCAACGCCAAGTGGCGCTGATGGTGTCTTCACAAACAAATATGTCATCGATGCAATGACTGAAATTGGAGCGGCTCTTAAAAACAAAAGCTCATATCATTTGATTGTTATCACAAGTACGGTTATGCCTGGTTCAACTGGCGGTGAGATTCGTGAAGCCCTTGAAAAAGCTTCTGGCAAAAAACTAGGTGATTCACTTGGCCTCTGCTACAGCCCTGAATTCATTGCTTTAGGCTCTGTCATCAGAAATATGCTTTACCCTGATTTCTATTTGATTGGCGAAAGCGATAAAAAAGCAGGCGATCTGCTCGAAATGATTTACCTTCATTCGTCTGAAAATAGACCCTTTGTCAAAAGAATGAACTTTGTGAATGCAGAGCTCGCGAAAATCTCTGTAAACACTTACGTCACCACAAAAATTTCTTATGCGAATATGCTCTCTGAAATTTGTGACTATCTACCTGAGGCCGATGTTGATGTTGTAACCGATGCAATCGGGTGCGATTCTCGGATTGGTATTAAATACCTAAAAGGTGGTGTTGCTTATGGTGGACCTTGCTTCCCTCGTGATAATGTTGCTTTCAATCAACTTGCCCGCATTCTTGATGTAAAAACGGATATTGCAAAAGCAACCGATAGCATTAATCATCACCAGACACAGCGCGTACTGAATATTATACAATCACTTTCACGCTCTGGAAAACGTGTTTCAATTTTAGGCCTCTCATACAAACCAAACACCCCTGTGATTGAAGAATCTCAAGGAATCGCTCTAGCTCTTAAACTTATCAGTGCGGGATTTGATGTATCAGTATATGATCCTGTTTCAATGCCGCCGGCAGAAGCTATCTTGGGTAATGAGGTTACTTATGCAGACTCTCTTGAATCAGCCTTAAATAATAAGGATATTGTTGTTCTTATGACTGCTTGGGACGAGTTCAGAGGCATTAATGAAGATATGTTCAACTCAAAAGAAACTCAAGTTATTGACTGTTGGCGTCTCCTGGAGACCAGCTCATTTGAAAACATGAACTTAATTCATTTGGGAAAAGGTTACTTTCCACAAGCCTCCCAAAAAAACGCAAAAGCAATATCTAAAGCCGGATAA